A portion of the Zootoca vivipara chromosome 6, rZooViv1.1, whole genome shotgun sequence genome contains these proteins:
- the LUZP1 gene encoding leucine zipper protein 1 — MADYSAYKETSNRHLRFKLQSLGRRLDELEEATKNLQKAEDELLDLQDKVIQAEGSNSSMLADVEVLRKRVLKIEGKDEEIRKAEELCQLMKEKLEEEESLTRELKSEIERLQKRMAELEKLEEAFGRSKNDCTQLCLSLNEEKNLTTKISTELEVLRAKVKELEQSEDRLDKTEQSLVSELEKLKSLALTFVNEKKHFTEKEKQNEKIIQELTQKLEQNNKLNRADQTRNTSNLLERSSNSILDRNDLRIEVDLTTSALSSKETRRKGSLEYLKLVENETRNKSENQKNKNQEDNKVKDLNQEIEKLKTQIKHFESLEEELKTLRAKNNDLHDSYLSEQNKNKLLIGQLEEIKTQMKKQKELENGEAETEEINLPSRVKHDRPKHRAVTAESAISKHKSRELSPQHRRERIRNREFSFNSESQGGKRVTSPNLNSRRAAKASSTSALLDTLATDAKRAEDKSTLGMHFSSQKDSGNPPAEVKKSREQPSVLSRYPPAAQEHKSWKASSKPKNESALRSKAEKTSQSPNDTHHCKSDELEEKPSKTETSISPSEKGIKTHVAEQPALSTETRISKTNRGASNGAALSYRHYLSTETLAAEPTSSKMETALVSSRRQHLEESSPKAINSQEREPLHERVKPSPLAKSWLISRSQEDLLQSPSDPRKEEMDQTAAFAANSNNGGLKPTSARARAINTNSHEKFSTNEETSKMATASATADVGLKREPPASREFASSKRGIRTSPFENDKNASGEEELSRSSRVSSALTGSKSRRQFSPREALRSKAVIKPAIVEKDVKEIMGGTGPEATCEKQQPVFKTVSHKMTSSITIYPSEPVTQRTSASDAAKEQQHIPASNIRVLPNELSLGTNAASTPYEIPISKSNITQKSPEAEKNGGRVETVVSKSSITIKPSEFGEKNSEPPVETINWKSHGASEANSFDTKHVTVRSAWRTRRGLQSSEDSATKAVENAAPRNPYRSSTDPHKPEGTSARIYAIEQNSRRASAGINSWNAPELDSRRTKSSLTASEMLGQRSCISDPATASPWSCTVLPEENKDFVPSSRRKPFGSSEQLARAETPRKRPDARLEATRQLSDSKAEERRHWTKGYSEDN; from the exons ATGGCGGACTATTCAGCTTATAAAGAGACGTCAAATCGTCACTTACGTTTCAAGCTCCAGAGTCTCGGCCGCCGTCTGGATGAATTAGAGGAAGCGACAAAAAACCTACAGAAAGCTGAGGATGAGTTGCTGGACTTGCAGGACAAAGTTATCCAGGCAGAAGGCAGCAACTCGAGCATGCTGGCCGATGTGGAAGTTTTGCGCAAAAGAGTTTTGAAAATTGAAGGGAAGGATGAGGAGATCAGGAAAGCGGAAGAGCTTTGCCAGCTGATGAAGGAgaaactggaggaggaggaaagtctcACGCGGGAGCTGAAATCGGAAATTGAGCGGCTTCAGAAACGAATGGCGGAGCTGGAGAAGCTGGAGGAAGCTTTTGGCAGAAGTAAGAATGACTGTACTCAGCTCTGCCTCAGCCTCAACGAGGAGAAAAACTTGACGACGAAAATCTCGACGGAACTGGAAGTTCTTAGGGCAAAAGTAAAAGAACTTGAGCAATCTGAAGACAGGCTGGATAAAACTGAGCAAAGCTTAGTGAGTGAACTGGAAAAGCTCAAGTCGCTAGCTCTCACGTTTGTTAACGAAAAGAAACACTTCACCGAGAAGGAGAAGCAGAATGAGAAAATAATACAAGAGCTGACACAAAAGCTTGAGCAAAATAATAAACTGAACCGGGCAGATCAAACGCGAAACACATCTAACCTGCTGGAAAGATCATCCAATAGTATTCTTGACAGAAATGACCTGAGGATTGAAGTTGACTTGACAACTTCGGCGCTGTCCTCGAAGGAAACGAGGAGAAAAGGGAGTTTGGAGTACCTAAAACTTGTGGAAAATGAAACTCGGAACAAATCAGAAAATCAGAAGAATAAGAATCAAGAAGACAACAAAGTGAAGGACCTCAACCAAGAAATTGAGAAGCTAAAGACTCAAATCAAACACTTTGAGTCTTTAGAAGAGGAGCTCAAAACCCTGAGAGCAAAGAATAATGACCTGCATGACAGCTACTTGAgcgagcaaaacaaaaataagctCCTCATAGGCCAACTTGAAGAAATAAAAACGCAGATGAAGAAGCAGAAAGAGCTGGAGAATGGTGAGGCAGAAACAGAGGAAATTAACTTACCTAGCCGAGTGAAGCACGACAGACCCAAACACAGAGCTGTCACAGCCGAGTCAGCCATTTCTAAGCATAAGTCCCGGGAACTTTCTCCTCAGCACAGGCGGGAGAGAATACGCAACCGAGAATTCTCATTTAATAGCGAGAGCCAAGGCGGCAAGAGGGTCACAAGCCCTAACCTGAATAGCAGGAGAGCAGCCAAAGCATCGAGCACATCAGCGTTATTGGACACCTTAGCAACTGATGCTAAACGGGCAGAGGACAAATCCACGCTGGGCATGCACTTTTCCTCGCAGAAAGACAGTGGAAACCCACCGGCTGAAGTAAAAAAATCTAGAGAGCAGCCATCTGTGCTTAGTCGTTACCCACCTGCAGCACAAGAGCACAAGTCTTGGAAAGCCTCTTCGAAACCCAAGAACGAGAGTGCGTTGAGGAGCAAAGCGGAAAAAACCTCTCAATCACCAAACGACACTCATCACTGTAAGTCTGATGAACTTGAAGAGAAGCCCAGCAAAACAGAAACCTCCATATCGCCTTCTGAAAAGGGAATTAAGACGCACGTTGCAGAACAACCTGCTCTTTCGACAGAGACTCGCATCTCGAAAACTAACCGGGGGGCCTCCAATGGAGCTGCTTTGTCCTATAGGCATTATCTCTCTACGGAGACGTTAGCTGCCGAACCTACCAGCTCAAAGATGGAAACCGCTTTGGTCTCATCTCGCAGGCAGCACTTGGAAGAGAGCTCTCCGAAGGCAATAAACTCCCAGGAAAGAGAACCTCTGCACGAAAGGGTAAAGCCCTCACCTTTAGCAAAGTCTTGGCTCATTTCAAGAAGTCAGGAAGATCTCTTGCAGAGTCCCTCAGATCCTCGGAAGGAAGAAATGGATCAGACCGCTGCCTTTGCCGCAAACTCTAACAATGGGGGCCTAAAACCCACTTCTGCAAGGGCCAGAGCTATCAACACCAACAGCCATGAAAAATTCAGCACCAATGAAGAGACAAGTAAAATGGCAACCGCTTCTGCTACTGCTGACGTAGGGTTGAAAAGGGAACCACCTGCATCTAGAGAGTTCGCAAGCTCCAAGAGGGGTATTCGAACGTCTCCTTTTGAAAACGATAAAAATGCTAGCGGCGAGGAAGAGCTCAGCAGGTCCTCCAGGGTGTCTTCAGCCCTTACAGGGTCGAAATCGAGAAGGCAGTTCAGTCCCAGAGAAGCACTGAGGTCTAAAGCCGTCATCAAGCCTGCGATTGTGGAAAAGGACGTGAAGGAAATCATGGGTGGTACAGGGCCAGAAGCCACCTGTGAAAAGCAGCAGCCTGTCTTTAAGACGGTGTCACACAAAATGACAAGCAGCATCACCATTTACCCATCTGAGCCTGTGACTCAAAGGACCAGCGCGAGCGATGCCGCAAAAGAGCAGCAGCACATACCTGCCAGCAACATTCGAGTGCTTCCGAACGAGCTTTCACTGGGGACAAACGCGGCCAGCACACCTTATGAGATACCGATTAGCAAGAGCAATATAACCCAGAAGTCACCCGAGGCTGAGAAGAACGGGGGCAGGGTGGAAACGGTCGTCTCGAAAAGCAGCATCACGATAAAACCTTCTGAATTCGGCGAGAAGAACAGCGAACCGCCCGTGGAGACAATCAACTGGAAGAGCCACGGTGCTTCAGAGGCCAACTCATTTGACACCAAACATGTCACAGTGAGAAGCGCGTGGCGGACGCGACGGGGCTTGCAATCTTCGGAGGACTCTGCGACAAAGGCGGTTGAAAATGCAGCCCCTCGAAATCCATATAGGTCATCTACGGACCCCCACAAACCAGAAGGGACTAGTGCGCGCATATATGCAATTGAGCAGAATTCCAGAAGGGCCAGCGCTGGTATAAACTCTTGGAATGCTCCGGAATTAGACTCTAGAAGGACCAAAAGTAGCTTAACTGCATCCGAGATGCTTGGCCAGAGGAGCTGCATTAGTGATCCTGCGACTGCTTCCCCTTGGAGCTGCACAGTGTTACCG GAGGAAAACAAAGATTTTGTTCCAAGTTCCAGAAGAAAACCGTTTGGCTCCTCTGAGCAGCTTGCCCGGGCTGAGACACCGAGGAAGAGGCCAGACGCCAGGCTGGAGGCGACACGCCAGCTGTCGGACAGCAAGGCTGAGGAGCGGAGGCATTGGACCAAAGGCTACTCAGAAGACAACTGA